The following coding sequences lie in one Panicum virgatum strain AP13 chromosome 6N, P.virgatum_v5, whole genome shotgun sequence genomic window:
- the LOC120677521 gene encoding NAC domain-containing protein 18-like isoform X5 — protein MESAPVLVRHAGGVAALRQLPPGFRFRPTDEELVVQYLRRKALGVPLPAAVIPVVRDLYSLDPWDIPAAAAADASEGEKYFFAVRPAGVGGGCSGKLGGARAATASGRWKPAGKEKPVVLPRPCGGGSLLVGVKRAMTFAPRRKKKASSAALAAGWVMHEYRLAAPLHKNGCSLAQAEGEWVVCRVFQRSSNSNRPRRRATPAGGHAAAASPSSSSTASCVTDGSDQEEVSS, from the exons ATGGAGAGCGCGCCGGTGCTGGTGaggcacgccggcggcgtggcggcgctgcggcagCTGCCGCCGGGGTTCCGGTTCCGCCCCACGGACGAGGAGCTGGTGGTGCAGTACCTCCGCCGCAAGGCCTTGGGCGtgccgctccccgccgccgtcatCCCCGTCGTCCGCGACCTCTACAGCCTCGACCCCTGGGACATCCCTGCCGCCGCTG CAGCAGATGCGAGCGAGGGGGAGAAGTACTTCTTCGCGGTCCGGCCggcgggcgtcggcggcggatgCAGCGGCAAGCTGGGCGGCGCTAGGGCGGCGACCGCGAGCGGGCGGTGGAAGCCGGCGGGGAAGGAGAAGCCGGTGGTCCTGCCCCGGCCCTGCGGCGGTGGGAGCCTCCTCGTCGGCGTGAAGCGGGCGATGACGTTCGCGCCCCGGCGGAAGAAGAAGGCGTCGTCGGCTGCCCTGGCCGCCGGCTGGGTCATGCACGAGtaccgcctcgccgcgccgctgcacAAGAAC GGCTGCAGCCTGGCGCAGGCCGAAGGGGAGTGGGTGGTGTGCCGGGTCTTCCAgaggagcagcaacagcaacaggcCGAGACGGCGAGCGACGCCTGccggcggccacgccgccgccgcgtcgccgtcgtcgtcgtcgaccgccAGCTGCGTCACGGACGGCTCGGACCAGGAAGAGGTCAGCAGCTAG
- the LOC120677521 gene encoding NAC domain-containing protein 18-like isoform X4 gives MESAPVLVRHAGGVAALRQLPPGFRFRPTDEELVVQYLRRKALGVPLPAAVIPVVRDLYSLDPWDIPAAAAADASEGEKYFFAVRPAGVGGGCSGKLGGARAATASGRWKPAGKEKPVVLPRPCGGGSLLVGVKRAMTFAPRRKKKASSAALAAGWVMHEYRLAAPLHKNFTARTVFSWQSRVTFVSFICKICHNPYLPSNGEAEVGGEGAAGGPTGEAEEGCERTSAAVEEEGVLPLQV, from the exons ATGGAGAGCGCGCCGGTGCTGGTGaggcacgccggcggcgtggcggcgctgcggcagCTGCCGCCGGGGTTCCGGTTCCGCCCCACGGACGAGGAGCTGGTGGTGCAGTACCTCCGCCGCAAGGCCTTGGGCGtgccgctccccgccgccgtcatCCCCGTCGTCCGCGACCTCTACAGCCTCGACCCCTGGGACATCCCTGCCGCCGCTG CAGCAGATGCGAGCGAGGGGGAGAAGTACTTCTTCGCGGTCCGGCCggcgggcgtcggcggcggatgCAGCGGCAAGCTGGGCGGCGCTAGGGCGGCGACCGCGAGCGGGCGGTGGAAGCCGGCGGGGAAGGAGAAGCCGGTGGTCCTGCCCCGGCCCTGCGGCGGTGGGAGCCTCCTCGTCGGCGTGAAGCGGGCGATGACGTTCGCGCCCCGGCGGAAGAAGAAGGCGTCGTCGGCTGCCCTGGCCGCCGGCTGGGTCATGCACGAGtaccgcctcgccgcgccgctgcacAAGAAC TTCACGGCCAGGACGGTCTTCTCGTGGCAGAGCCGGGTGACCTTCGTCTCCTTTATCTGCAAAATATGTCACAATCCCTACCTTCCATCCAACGGAGAAGCCGAGGTGGGAGGTGAGGGCGCCGCTGGCGGCCCAACaggggaagcagaggagggTTGCGAGCGCACCAGCGCGGCGGTCGAGGAGGAAGGCGTACTGCCCCTCCAGGTctag
- the LOC120677521 gene encoding NAC domain-containing protein 18-like isoform X1: MESAPVLVRHAGGVAALRQLPPGFRFRPTDEELVVQYLRRKALGVPLPAAVIPVVRDLYSLDPWDIPAAAAADASEGEKYFFAVRPAGVGGGCSGKLGGARAATASGRWKPAGKEKPVVLPRPCGGGSLLVGVKRAMTFAPRRKKKASSAALAAGWVMHEYRLAAPLHKNFTARTVFSWQSRGCSLAQAEGEWVVCRVFQRSSNSNRPRRRATPAGGHAAAASPSSSSTASCVTDGSDQEEVSS; encoded by the exons ATGGAGAGCGCGCCGGTGCTGGTGaggcacgccggcggcgtggcggcgctgcggcagCTGCCGCCGGGGTTCCGGTTCCGCCCCACGGACGAGGAGCTGGTGGTGCAGTACCTCCGCCGCAAGGCCTTGGGCGtgccgctccccgccgccgtcatCCCCGTCGTCCGCGACCTCTACAGCCTCGACCCCTGGGACATCCCTGCCGCCGCTG CAGCAGATGCGAGCGAGGGGGAGAAGTACTTCTTCGCGGTCCGGCCggcgggcgtcggcggcggatgCAGCGGCAAGCTGGGCGGCGCTAGGGCGGCGACCGCGAGCGGGCGGTGGAAGCCGGCGGGGAAGGAGAAGCCGGTGGTCCTGCCCCGGCCCTGCGGCGGTGGGAGCCTCCTCGTCGGCGTGAAGCGGGCGATGACGTTCGCGCCCCGGCGGAAGAAGAAGGCGTCGTCGGCTGCCCTGGCCGCCGGCTGGGTCATGCACGAGtaccgcctcgccgcgccgctgcacAAGAAC TTCACGGCCAGGACGGTCTTCTCGTGGCAGAGCCGG GGCTGCAGCCTGGCGCAGGCCGAAGGGGAGTGGGTGGTGTGCCGGGTCTTCCAgaggagcagcaacagcaacaggcCGAGACGGCGAGCGACGCCTGccggcggccacgccgccgccgcgtcgccgtcgtcgtcgtcgaccgccAGCTGCGTCACGGACGGCTCGGACCAGGAAGAGGTCAGCAGCTAG
- the LOC120677521 gene encoding NAC domain-containing protein 18-like isoform X2 produces the protein MESAPVLVRHAGGVAALRQLPPGFRFRPTDEELVVQYLRRKALGVPLPAAVIPVVRDLYSLDPWDIPAAAADASEGEKYFFAVRPAGVGGGCSGKLGGARAATASGRWKPAGKEKPVVLPRPCGGGSLLVGVKRAMTFAPRRKKKASSAALAAGWVMHEYRLAAPLHKNFTARTVFSWQSRGCSLAQAEGEWVVCRVFQRSSNSNRPRRRATPAGGHAAAASPSSSSTASCVTDGSDQEEVSS, from the exons ATGGAGAGCGCGCCGGTGCTGGTGaggcacgccggcggcgtggcggcgctgcggcagCTGCCGCCGGGGTTCCGGTTCCGCCCCACGGACGAGGAGCTGGTGGTGCAGTACCTCCGCCGCAAGGCCTTGGGCGtgccgctccccgccgccgtcatCCCCGTCGTCCGCGACCTCTACAGCCTCGACCCCTGGGACATCCCTGCCGCCGCTG CAGATGCGAGCGAGGGGGAGAAGTACTTCTTCGCGGTCCGGCCggcgggcgtcggcggcggatgCAGCGGCAAGCTGGGCGGCGCTAGGGCGGCGACCGCGAGCGGGCGGTGGAAGCCGGCGGGGAAGGAGAAGCCGGTGGTCCTGCCCCGGCCCTGCGGCGGTGGGAGCCTCCTCGTCGGCGTGAAGCGGGCGATGACGTTCGCGCCCCGGCGGAAGAAGAAGGCGTCGTCGGCTGCCCTGGCCGCCGGCTGGGTCATGCACGAGtaccgcctcgccgcgccgctgcacAAGAAC TTCACGGCCAGGACGGTCTTCTCGTGGCAGAGCCGG GGCTGCAGCCTGGCGCAGGCCGAAGGGGAGTGGGTGGTGTGCCGGGTCTTCCAgaggagcagcaacagcaacaggcCGAGACGGCGAGCGACGCCTGccggcggccacgccgccgccgcgtcgccgtcgtcgtcgtcgaccgccAGCTGCGTCACGGACGGCTCGGACCAGGAAGAGGTCAGCAGCTAG
- the LOC120677521 gene encoding NAC domain-containing protein 18-like isoform X3, producing MESAPVLVRHAGGVAALRQLPPGFRFRPTDEELVVQYLRRKALGVPLPAAVIPVVRDLYSLDPWDIPAAADASEGEKYFFAVRPAGVGGGCSGKLGGARAATASGRWKPAGKEKPVVLPRPCGGGSLLVGVKRAMTFAPRRKKKASSAALAAGWVMHEYRLAAPLHKNFTARTVFSWQSRGCSLAQAEGEWVVCRVFQRSSNSNRPRRRATPAGGHAAAASPSSSSTASCVTDGSDQEEVSS from the exons ATGGAGAGCGCGCCGGTGCTGGTGaggcacgccggcggcgtggcggcgctgcggcagCTGCCGCCGGGGTTCCGGTTCCGCCCCACGGACGAGGAGCTGGTGGTGCAGTACCTCCGCCGCAAGGCCTTGGGCGtgccgctccccgccgccgtcatCCCCGTCGTCCGCGACCTCTACAGCCTCGACCCCTGGGACATCCCTGCCGCCGCTG ATGCGAGCGAGGGGGAGAAGTACTTCTTCGCGGTCCGGCCggcgggcgtcggcggcggatgCAGCGGCAAGCTGGGCGGCGCTAGGGCGGCGACCGCGAGCGGGCGGTGGAAGCCGGCGGGGAAGGAGAAGCCGGTGGTCCTGCCCCGGCCCTGCGGCGGTGGGAGCCTCCTCGTCGGCGTGAAGCGGGCGATGACGTTCGCGCCCCGGCGGAAGAAGAAGGCGTCGTCGGCTGCCCTGGCCGCCGGCTGGGTCATGCACGAGtaccgcctcgccgcgccgctgcacAAGAAC TTCACGGCCAGGACGGTCTTCTCGTGGCAGAGCCGG GGCTGCAGCCTGGCGCAGGCCGAAGGGGAGTGGGTGGTGTGCCGGGTCTTCCAgaggagcagcaacagcaacaggcCGAGACGGCGAGCGACGCCTGccggcggccacgccgccgccgcgtcgccgtcgtcgtcgtcgaccgccAGCTGCGTCACGGACGGCTCGGACCAGGAAGAGGTCAGCAGCTAG
- the LOC120677521 gene encoding NAC domain-containing protein 18-like isoform X6, with amino-acid sequence MESAPVLVRHAGGVAALRQLPPGFRFRPTDEELVVQYLRRKALGVPLPAAVIPVVRDLYSLDPWDIPAAAADASEGEKYFFAVRPAGVGGGCSGKLGGARAATASGRWKPAGKEKPVVLPRPCGGGSLLVGVKRAMTFAPRRKKKASSAALAAGWVMHEYRLAAPLHKNGCSLAQAEGEWVVCRVFQRSSNSNRPRRRATPAGGHAAAASPSSSSTASCVTDGSDQEEVSS; translated from the exons ATGGAGAGCGCGCCGGTGCTGGTGaggcacgccggcggcgtggcggcgctgcggcagCTGCCGCCGGGGTTCCGGTTCCGCCCCACGGACGAGGAGCTGGTGGTGCAGTACCTCCGCCGCAAGGCCTTGGGCGtgccgctccccgccgccgtcatCCCCGTCGTCCGCGACCTCTACAGCCTCGACCCCTGGGACATCCCTGCCGCCGCTG CAGATGCGAGCGAGGGGGAGAAGTACTTCTTCGCGGTCCGGCCggcgggcgtcggcggcggatgCAGCGGCAAGCTGGGCGGCGCTAGGGCGGCGACCGCGAGCGGGCGGTGGAAGCCGGCGGGGAAGGAGAAGCCGGTGGTCCTGCCCCGGCCCTGCGGCGGTGGGAGCCTCCTCGTCGGCGTGAAGCGGGCGATGACGTTCGCGCCCCGGCGGAAGAAGAAGGCGTCGTCGGCTGCCCTGGCCGCCGGCTGGGTCATGCACGAGtaccgcctcgccgcgccgctgcacAAGAAC GGCTGCAGCCTGGCGCAGGCCGAAGGGGAGTGGGTGGTGTGCCGGGTCTTCCAgaggagcagcaacagcaacaggcCGAGACGGCGAGCGACGCCTGccggcggccacgccgccgccgcgtcgccgtcgtcgtcgtcgaccgccAGCTGCGTCACGGACGGCTCGGACCAGGAAGAGGTCAGCAGCTAG
- the LOC120677521 gene encoding NAC domain-containing protein 18-like isoform X7 has protein sequence MESAPVLVRHAGGVAALRQLPPGFRFRPTDEELVVQYLRRKALGVPLPAAVIPVVRDLYSLDPWDIPAAADASEGEKYFFAVRPAGVGGGCSGKLGGARAATASGRWKPAGKEKPVVLPRPCGGGSLLVGVKRAMTFAPRRKKKASSAALAAGWVMHEYRLAAPLHKNGCSLAQAEGEWVVCRVFQRSSNSNRPRRRATPAGGHAAAASPSSSSTASCVTDGSDQEEVSS, from the exons ATGGAGAGCGCGCCGGTGCTGGTGaggcacgccggcggcgtggcggcgctgcggcagCTGCCGCCGGGGTTCCGGTTCCGCCCCACGGACGAGGAGCTGGTGGTGCAGTACCTCCGCCGCAAGGCCTTGGGCGtgccgctccccgccgccgtcatCCCCGTCGTCCGCGACCTCTACAGCCTCGACCCCTGGGACATCCCTGCCGCCGCTG ATGCGAGCGAGGGGGAGAAGTACTTCTTCGCGGTCCGGCCggcgggcgtcggcggcggatgCAGCGGCAAGCTGGGCGGCGCTAGGGCGGCGACCGCGAGCGGGCGGTGGAAGCCGGCGGGGAAGGAGAAGCCGGTGGTCCTGCCCCGGCCCTGCGGCGGTGGGAGCCTCCTCGTCGGCGTGAAGCGGGCGATGACGTTCGCGCCCCGGCGGAAGAAGAAGGCGTCGTCGGCTGCCCTGGCCGCCGGCTGGGTCATGCACGAGtaccgcctcgccgcgccgctgcacAAGAAC GGCTGCAGCCTGGCGCAGGCCGAAGGGGAGTGGGTGGTGTGCCGGGTCTTCCAgaggagcagcaacagcaacaggcCGAGACGGCGAGCGACGCCTGccggcggccacgccgccgccgcgtcgccgtcgtcgtcgtcgaccgccAGCTGCGTCACGGACGGCTCGGACCAGGAAGAGGTCAGCAGCTAG
- the LOC120679482 gene encoding formin-1-like, with the protein MADGDLRRRRISQRLIKLKEARSESEASRMIKLKKEWRALLDRQRARVEADSKVIDAEFRALAEEAKARSAQALPPPCDPLSAAPPSPPPFDPLSAAPPPPPPCDPFPPLSAPPPRARLAGKKTKKKFLKWKVPQERIDHMILNLRDPLNDRYPLERLRKRDQRFRELFAERRALGQKKFEYMQAIIKQFRKKGYAEDYSETETEDDGEEVEVVDYEENKTGSKGTAAP; encoded by the exons ATGGCGGACGGTgacctgaggaggaggaggatctcGCAGcggttgatcaagttgaaggaAGCGAGGAGCGAGTCGGAGGCGTCTCGGATGATCAAGCTCAAGAAGGAGTGGCGTGCTCTCTTGGATCGCCAGAGGGCTCGCGTGGAGGCCGACAGTAAGGTCATAGACGCGGAATTCAGGGCCCTGGCGGAGGAAGCCAAGGCCCGATCGGCTCAggctctgccgccgccgtgcgaTCCGCTGTCCGCTgcgcctccttcgccgccgcctttCGATCCGCTGTCGGctgcgcctcctccgccgccgccgtgcgatCCTTTCCCGCCCCTGTCGGCTCCTCCCCCGCGGGCTCGGCTGGCCGggaagaagacgaagaagaagtttCTCAAGTGGAAGGTGCCGCAGGAGCGCATCGATCACATGATACTGAATCTACGCGACCCCTTAAATGATCGCTACCCTTTGGAGAGGTTGCGCAAGCGTGATCAGAGATTCCGTGAATTATTTGCCGAACGTAGGGCTCTTGGTCAGAAGAAGTTCGAGTACATGCAGGCCATCATCAAGCAGTTCCGTAAAAAGGGATATGCAGAGGACTATTCCGAGACCGAGACGGAGGACGATGGCGAGGAGGTTGAGGTGGTCGATTACGAGGAGAACAAAACTGGAAGCAAAG GCACTGCAGCACCTTAG